A window of Ruania suaedae contains these coding sequences:
- a CDS encoding alpha/beta fold hydrolase: MSPPAVPRIHGLLTASDGQHLQWEESGHPDGVPALYLHGGPGGGLGQGGYVSRFDPDRYRVIGLDQRGCGRSLPLAHDPSHDLVANTTPRLIADLEELRTHLGIDAWVLNGVSWGSTLAIAYAQAHPERVLGMVLFAVTTTSRTEVAWLTEGVGMIFPEEWERYATFAETHDPAYRRRESRLVEAYARLLRDPATREEASQAWARWEDVHVSIGAGGFAPDPRWRDADFRHAFTVLTSHYWAHDGFCDPPLLARVERIAHIRAVLIHGRRDISGPVRTAWELHRRWPASRLVIDEGDGHGGDGMAAAWTGANDELARILRAANRRSGATGR, encoded by the coding sequence GTGTCCCCGCCCGCCGTGCCCCGCATTCATGGCCTGCTCACCGCCTCCGACGGTCAGCACCTCCAGTGGGAGGAGTCCGGCCATCCCGACGGCGTCCCCGCCCTCTACCTGCACGGCGGCCCGGGCGGTGGGCTCGGTCAGGGCGGGTACGTCTCCAGGTTCGATCCGGACCGGTACCGCGTCATCGGGCTCGACCAGCGCGGTTGCGGGCGCTCGCTGCCGCTCGCTCACGACCCCTCCCACGACCTCGTTGCCAACACCACCCCGCGACTGATCGCCGACCTCGAGGAGCTGCGCACGCACCTCGGGATCGACGCCTGGGTGCTGAACGGCGTGTCCTGGGGCAGCACCCTGGCGATCGCCTACGCCCAGGCGCACCCGGAGCGGGTGCTCGGCATGGTCCTGTTCGCCGTCACGACGACGTCCCGCACCGAGGTGGCCTGGCTCACCGAGGGGGTCGGGATGATCTTCCCGGAGGAGTGGGAGCGCTACGCAACCTTCGCCGAGACGCACGACCCGGCCTACCGCCGTCGGGAGTCCCGCCTGGTGGAGGCCTACGCGCGGCTCCTGCGTGACCCGGCCACCCGGGAGGAGGCCTCGCAGGCGTGGGCCCGGTGGGAGGACGTGCACGTCTCGATCGGAGCGGGTGGGTTCGCGCCGGACCCGCGCTGGCGGGATGCGGACTTCCGGCACGCGTTCACCGTGCTGACCAGCCACTACTGGGCCCACGACGGGTTCTGCGACCCTCCCCTGCTCGCCCGGGTCGAGCGCATCGCCCACATCCGGGCCGTCCTGATCCACGGGCGACGTGACATCAGCGGTCCGGTGCGCACGGCGTGGGAGCTGCACCGGCGGTGGCCCGCGAGCCGGCTGGTGATCGACGAGGGCGACGGCCACGGCGGCGACGGTATGGCAGCGGCGTGGACCGGCGCGAACGACGAGCTGGCGCGGATCCTCAGGGCAGCGAACCGTCGTAGTGGGGCCACAGGACGATGA
- a CDS encoding pyruvate dehydrogenase, whose amino-acid sequence MKVAEQLVSQLQAAGVRRIYGIVGDSLNPVVDAVRRTGGSAEGGIDWIHVRHEESAAFAAAADAQLTGELAVCAGSCGPGNLHLINGLYDANRTGAPVLAIASHIPSTEIGQGFFQETHPDRIFTECSVYSELVSTTDQAPRVVHSAMSHALARGGVAVVTLPGDVADEEATAATPPFTRVSPGVLTPDPACLQALAEAIDKAKNVALFVGYGAMGAHELVVDLAEKIKAPVGHSLRGKDLIQYDNPYDVGMTGLLGYGAAAAGLEDADLIVLLGTDFPYEQFLPDTPTAQVDTDAAIIGRRTAVQYPVHGDVAATIEALLPQIKTKRSRRFLDKMLDKHDRLMNKSVGAYTKDVEHLRPIHPEYAASVLDQVAAADAIVTADTGMGNVWTARYLNPNGKRRLIGSFKHGSMANAMPQALGAQLAYPGRQVISVSGDGGLSMLLGDLLTAVMYDLPITVVVFNNSSLGMVKLEMLVDKLPDHGVDVPATDYAAIGAAMGLQTQRVADPVELRSAFETALAHRGPSLVDVVTDPNALSIPPKITRGQVFGFATALSKIVLNGGAGEAVSMARSNLRNVPRG is encoded by the coding sequence ATGAAGGTTGCCGAACAGCTCGTCAGTCAGCTCCAGGCCGCGGGAGTACGCCGCATCTACGGGATCGTCGGGGACAGCCTGAATCCCGTGGTCGACGCCGTGCGCCGCACCGGCGGGTCCGCCGAGGGCGGGATCGACTGGATCCACGTGCGGCACGAGGAATCCGCCGCATTCGCTGCGGCCGCCGATGCCCAGCTCACCGGCGAGCTCGCCGTGTGCGCCGGTTCCTGCGGCCCCGGGAACCTGCACCTGATCAACGGCCTCTACGACGCCAACCGCACCGGCGCACCGGTGCTCGCGATCGCCAGTCACATCCCTAGCACCGAGATCGGTCAGGGCTTCTTCCAGGAGACCCACCCGGACCGGATCTTCACCGAGTGCTCGGTCTACTCCGAGCTGGTCAGCACCACCGACCAGGCGCCCCGGGTGGTGCACTCGGCCATGTCGCACGCCCTCGCCCGCGGAGGGGTCGCCGTCGTGACCCTGCCCGGTGACGTGGCCGACGAGGAGGCCACGGCGGCCACGCCCCCGTTCACCCGGGTCTCCCCCGGCGTCCTGACGCCGGACCCCGCCTGCCTGCAGGCGCTCGCCGAGGCGATCGACAAGGCGAAGAACGTCGCGCTGTTCGTCGGCTACGGCGCCATGGGTGCCCACGAGCTGGTGGTGGACCTGGCGGAGAAGATCAAGGCGCCGGTCGGCCACTCGCTGCGCGGCAAGGACCTCATCCAGTACGACAACCCCTACGACGTCGGGATGACCGGCTTGCTCGGCTACGGTGCCGCGGCCGCCGGGCTGGAGGATGCCGACCTCATCGTCCTGCTGGGCACCGACTTCCCCTACGAGCAGTTCCTCCCGGACACGCCCACCGCGCAGGTGGACACCGATGCCGCGATCATCGGCCGGCGCACCGCCGTGCAGTACCCCGTACACGGGGATGTCGCCGCCACGATCGAGGCGCTGCTGCCGCAGATCAAGACCAAGCGCAGCCGCCGCTTCCTGGACAAGATGCTCGACAAGCACGACCGGCTGATGAACAAGTCGGTGGGGGCGTACACCAAGGATGTCGAGCACCTGCGCCCGATCCACCCCGAGTACGCCGCCTCGGTGCTCGACCAGGTGGCTGCCGCGGATGCGATCGTCACGGCGGACACCGGGATGGGGAACGTGTGGACGGCACGGTACCTGAACCCGAACGGGAAGCGCCGGCTGATCGGCTCCTTCAAGCACGGCTCGATGGCGAACGCGATGCCGCAGGCGCTCGGCGCCCAGCTCGCCTACCCGGGCCGTCAGGTGATCTCGGTGTCCGGTGACGGCGGGCTCTCGATGCTGCTGGGCGACCTGCTCACCGCGGTGATGTACGACCTGCCGATCACGGTGGTGGTGTTCAACAACTCCAGCCTCGGCATGGTCAAGCTGGAGATGCTCGTGGACAAGCTGCCCGATCACGGGGTGGATGTGCCCGCCACCGACTACGCGGCGATCGGGGCGGCCATGGGTCTGCAGACCCAGCGGGTGGCGGATCCGGTGGAGCTGCGTAGCGCATTCGAGACCGCGCTGGCGCACCGGGGGCCCTCGCTGGTGGACGTGGTGACCGACCCGAACGCCCTGTCCATCCCGCCCAAGATCACGCGCGGTCAGGTGTTCGGGTTCGCGACGGCGCTGAGCAAGATCGTGTTGAACGGCGGCGCCGGGGAGGCGGTCTCGATGGCGCGCTCGAACCTGCGGAACGTGCCGCGCGGGTAG
- a CDS encoding MFS transporter, translating into MRLRRRLRRANSTPTRSPRTIEAMPSLRRRRYSLFALILIVGIGLSSWVTRTPAIRDAVEASTAQMGLILFGLSVGSMAGVLSAGRFVRRWGTRPVIAIGTVCVIAGTALVGLGALWSAAPVVFAGLLVFGIGGGLGEIGLNISGADLERLIGRPVLPILHGSFSLGTVIGALAGIGLTAIDFSPAWHLLLAATLMIGLTVWALPGVIAGTGKEPALASGAGAATAPARPSVWRDRRLLLIGVVVLAMAFAEGSANDWLPLLMVDGHDVSATAGSLVFAGFAAAMTVGRFLGGPVVERFGRPVVLRLSAVCAIAGIAVVVFSPSALFAGVAVVLWGLGASLGFPVAISAAGDDPDRASERVSAVATCGYLAFLVGPPLLGFVGEEVGLRLAMMIVVALLVAAAFTAGAARRVHQPLPSVGARN; encoded by the coding sequence GTGCGACTCCGACGCCGACTGAGGAGGGCGAACAGCACACCGACCCGCAGCCCTCGTACGATCGAGGCCATGCCCTCCCTGCGACGCCGTCGCTACTCGCTGTTCGCGCTCATCCTGATCGTCGGGATCGGGTTGTCCTCCTGGGTGACGCGCACCCCGGCGATCCGGGACGCGGTGGAGGCCTCGACAGCACAGATGGGGCTGATCCTGTTCGGCCTCAGCGTCGGCTCGATGGCGGGTGTCCTCAGTGCGGGCCGGTTCGTCCGCCGCTGGGGGACCCGGCCGGTGATCGCGATCGGGACGGTCTGCGTGATCGCCGGCACGGCGCTGGTCGGTCTGGGCGCCCTGTGGTCAGCGGCACCGGTCGTCTTCGCCGGCCTGCTGGTCTTCGGGATCGGTGGCGGTCTCGGGGAGATCGGCCTGAACATCTCCGGCGCCGACCTCGAACGGCTGATCGGCCGCCCGGTGCTGCCGATCCTGCACGGGAGCTTCAGCCTCGGCACGGTGATCGGCGCGCTCGCCGGCATCGGCCTGACGGCGATCGACTTCTCCCCCGCCTGGCACCTGCTGCTCGCCGCGACGCTCATGATCGGGCTCACGGTGTGGGCGCTCCCGGGGGTGATCGCCGGTACCGGGAAGGAGCCTGCGCTCGCCTCCGGGGCGGGGGCCGCGACGGCGCCGGCTCGCCCGAGCGTGTGGCGGGACCGTCGGCTGCTCCTCATCGGTGTCGTCGTCCTCGCGATGGCGTTCGCCGAAGGGTCGGCCAACGACTGGCTGCCGCTGCTCATGGTCGACGGCCACGACGTCTCCGCCACGGCGGGCTCGCTCGTCTTCGCCGGGTTCGCCGCCGCGATGACCGTCGGGCGCTTCCTCGGCGGGCCCGTGGTGGAGCGGTTCGGCCGGCCGGTGGTGCTGCGGCTGAGCGCCGTGTGCGCGATCGCGGGAATCGCCGTCGTGGTCTTCTCCCCCAGCGCACTCTTCGCGGGCGTGGCCGTGGTGCTGTGGGGGCTGGGCGCCTCGCTCGGGTTTCCGGTGGCGATCTCGGCCGCCGGGGACGATCCCGATCGTGCCTCCGAGCGGGTCAGCGCGGTGGCCACGTGCGGATACCTCGCGTTCCTGGTGGGCCCACCGTTGCTCGGTTTCGTCGGCGAGGAGGTGGGGCTGCGCCTGGCGATGATGATCGTGGTCGCATTGCTGGTGGCAGCGGCGTTCACCGCCGGTGCCGCCCGCCGGGTGCATCAGCCGCTGCCATCGGTAGGCGCACGCAACTGA
- a CDS encoding ROK family transcriptional regulator, translating to MTAGKNATTVESTRGTARLRVLNTRRVLTAMRQLREPVRISELAETTSLTRPTVSNIVATLEARGWLDRHEPAGTAGRPAIRFAVALDRFAVIGADAGAHRAVVEVASLDGTRKARLQHRRPIQLGEDMLSVLGTLVSDALVETGLTRAAVLAATVASPGIVEESSGGIELRPGLGAWTAAEVVGALATSVSGHVAVENDANLAARAMRTVPDMPEDFLSLQWGQRLGAGLVLDGQIYRGRHGAAGELGALLVRDPATGRRCHLEQVVRSDRLPLHGELPELSTEELISRADAGDAVALSALAQGIDPLAAAVAPLCVGLELRTVAISGGIARSGPALVTVLQERLAEHGATGVECRLSAFQEDTVLRGAVQTAVDSGWETLMEACDSDAD from the coding sequence GTGACTGCCGGCAAGAACGCGACCACGGTCGAGAGCACGCGCGGGACTGCGCGCCTCCGGGTGCTGAACACCCGGCGCGTGCTCACCGCGATGCGGCAACTACGCGAACCGGTGCGCATCTCCGAGCTGGCGGAGACGACCTCGCTGACCCGGCCGACGGTCTCGAACATCGTGGCGACCCTGGAGGCTCGCGGGTGGCTCGATCGGCACGAACCCGCCGGTACGGCGGGCCGGCCGGCGATCCGGTTCGCCGTGGCGCTCGACCGCTTCGCCGTCATCGGTGCGGACGCCGGAGCCCACCGCGCCGTCGTCGAGGTCGCCTCCCTGGACGGGACGCGCAAGGCACGCCTGCAGCACCGACGCCCCATCCAGCTCGGCGAGGACATGCTCAGCGTTCTCGGCACGCTGGTGAGCGATGCCCTGGTCGAGACCGGACTGACCCGGGCCGCCGTGCTGGCCGCCACCGTGGCGAGCCCTGGCATCGTCGAGGAGTCCTCCGGCGGTATCGAGCTGCGCCCCGGGCTCGGGGCCTGGACGGCCGCGGAGGTGGTCGGGGCACTGGCGACCTCGGTGAGCGGTCACGTCGCCGTCGAGAACGACGCCAACCTGGCGGCGCGTGCGATGCGGACCGTGCCCGATATGCCCGAGGACTTCCTGAGCCTGCAATGGGGCCAGCGCCTGGGCGCCGGCCTGGTGCTGGACGGGCAGATCTACCGCGGACGGCACGGCGCGGCAGGCGAGCTCGGAGCCCTGTTGGTCCGCGACCCCGCCACCGGGCGCCGGTGCCACCTCGAGCAGGTGGTCCGCTCGGATCGGCTCCCGCTCCACGGCGAGCTCCCCGAGCTGAGCACCGAGGAGCTGATCAGCAGGGCCGACGCAGGTGACGCCGTCGCGCTGAGCGCCCTGGCCCAGGGGATCGACCCGCTCGCCGCCGCGGTGGCTCCGCTCTGCGTGGGACTCGAACTGCGCACGGTCGCGATCTCGGGCGGGATCGCCCGCTCCGGCCCGGCGCTGGTCACCGTGTTGCAGGAACGGTTGGCGGAGCACGGCGCGACCGGTGTCGAGTGTCGCCTCTCGGCCTTCCAGGAGGACACGGTGCTCCGCGGCGCGGTGCAGACCGCCGTCGACAGCGGCTGGGAGACCCTGATGGAGGCGTGCGACTCCGACGCCGACTGA
- the dgoD gene encoding galactonate dehydratase: MTTITKIETFRVPPRWLFLRVETSDGVVGWGEPVLEGRAATVEAAVHEMAPQVMGSDSRRIEDIWQRLTRSAFYRHGPVLNSAIAGYDQALWDIAGKRLGVPVHELLGGAVRDRVRTYSWVGGDDPAGVREHIQARLDQGFTAVKMNASAALRHIDSPAATAGVIERARAARETLGPDGDFALDFHGRVSPAMAHRLLPLLAELLPMWVEEPVVPELSAQHLPALVARSSVPIATGERAFSRWDFKALLESGIAVAQPDISHAGGISETRRIATMAETYGVGLAPHCPLGPIALASCLQVDLVSANTVIQESSLGIHYNEGWDLLDYLVDTSPFEVRDGHIDRLTGPGLGVEIDEAEVRKAAARGHEWTTPTWNHADGSLAEW, translated from the coding sequence ATGACGACCATCACCAAGATCGAGACCTTCCGGGTCCCCCCGCGCTGGCTGTTCCTGCGGGTCGAGACCTCCGACGGCGTCGTCGGCTGGGGCGAGCCCGTGCTCGAGGGCCGCGCGGCCACGGTCGAGGCGGCCGTGCACGAGATGGCGCCGCAGGTCATGGGCAGCGACTCGCGTCGCATCGAGGACATCTGGCAGCGACTGACCCGGTCGGCCTTCTACCGCCACGGGCCGGTCCTCAACAGTGCGATCGCCGGCTACGACCAGGCCCTGTGGGACATTGCGGGCAAGCGGCTCGGCGTGCCGGTGCACGAGCTGCTCGGTGGTGCTGTCCGGGACCGGGTGCGCACCTATTCGTGGGTGGGCGGGGATGATCCGGCCGGCGTACGTGAGCACATCCAGGCCCGGCTGGACCAGGGCTTCACCGCGGTGAAGATGAATGCCTCGGCCGCGCTGCGCCACATCGACTCCCCGGCCGCCACGGCGGGCGTGATCGAGCGGGCGCGTGCCGCCCGCGAGACGCTGGGGCCCGACGGCGACTTCGCCCTGGACTTCCACGGCCGCGTCTCCCCGGCGATGGCCCACCGGCTGCTGCCGCTGCTGGCCGAGCTCTTGCCCATGTGGGTGGAGGAGCCGGTGGTGCCCGAGCTCTCCGCCCAGCACCTGCCGGCACTGGTGGCGCGCAGCTCGGTCCCGATCGCCACCGGGGAGCGGGCCTTCTCCCGCTGGGACTTCAAGGCGCTGCTGGAGTCCGGGATCGCGGTGGCACAGCCGGACATCTCCCACGCCGGCGGGATCTCCGAGACCCGCAGGATCGCCACGATGGCCGAGACCTACGGCGTGGGCCTGGCGCCGCACTGCCCGCTCGGGCCGATCGCCCTGGCCTCCTGCCTGCAGGTCGACCTCGTCTCGGCGAACACGGTGATCCAGGAGTCGAGCCTGGGCATCCACTACAACGAGGGCTGGGACCTGCTCGACTACCTGGTCGACACGAGCCCGTTCGAGGTACGCGACGGCCACATCGACCGCCTCACCGGCCCCGGCCTGGGCGTGGAGATCGACGAGGCGGAGGTGCGCAAGGCCGCCGCCCGCGGCCACGAGTGGACCACACCGACGTGGAACCACGCGGACGGCAGCCTCGCCGAGTGGTAG
- a CDS encoding FadR/GntR family transcriptional regulator has protein sequence MPTPFDDVVSRLEAIVLAHPAGERLPAEKQLADDLGVSRLTVREALRALGARGLVEVSQGRRAVVRDPTSAVLAGYFSVSVRREPRGLAELLEIRRSLEGLSAADAARHATQPGLVELDEAIARMAGAARALDSAREGPSPESVQAYVTADVSFHGTLAHVSGNRLLSQLLEGLSDALGHAFTESIRGHVARGGTHHDVVEQHRGVVEAVRRGDPVGAATAMERHLAETAEDLRAAVDG, from the coding sequence GTGCCCACGCCGTTCGACGACGTCGTCTCCCGCCTCGAGGCGATCGTGCTCGCACATCCCGCGGGCGAGCGGCTCCCGGCGGAGAAGCAGCTCGCGGACGATCTCGGCGTCTCCCGGTTGACGGTCCGGGAGGCGTTGCGCGCGCTCGGGGCCCGCGGCCTGGTCGAGGTGAGCCAGGGGCGGCGAGCCGTCGTGCGCGACCCCACCAGCGCGGTGCTGGCCGGCTACTTCTCGGTCTCGGTCCGGCGCGAGCCCCGGGGTCTGGCCGAGCTGCTGGAGATCCGCCGCTCGCTGGAGGGACTCAGTGCCGCCGATGCCGCCCGGCACGCGACCCAGCCGGGGCTGGTCGAGCTCGACGAGGCGATCGCGCGGATGGCCGGCGCGGCACGCGCGCTCGACTCCGCGCGGGAGGGACCCTCGCCCGAGTCGGTGCAGGCCTACGTGACGGCGGACGTCTCCTTCCACGGCACGCTCGCCCACGTCAGCGGAAACAGACTCCTGAGCCAGCTGCTGGAAGGGCTCTCGGACGCCCTCGGCCACGCTTTCACCGAGTCGATCCGCGGGCACGTCGCCCGGGGCGGGACGCACCACGACGTGGTCGAGCAGCACCGCGGCGTCGTCGAGGCGGTCCGCCGCGGTGACCCGGTGGGCGCCGCCACGGCGATGGAGCGCCACCTGGCCGAGACCGCCGAGGACCTGCGGGCCGCCGTCGACGGCTGA